Proteins encoded together in one Flavobacterium keumense window:
- a CDS encoding PorP/SprF family type IX secretion system membrane protein — MKKTILILALILSMSEVNFAQEQNIFTRYKYHLNIINPAYVGVDEQSVLTSSLRRQWTGVPDAPELQNISFSTPLNNNLAIGAAIEHNKTYIENYGFAAIDVSYKLYLSRYKTLYFGIKAGADYYNVNLMGIKTHDLNVDPALQSINSIIPNIGVGFLLKEDMWYASIAIPRILNTTRLKDKEGIVFIIDEMPKMYLGFGHDFFITDDIIIKPSLNWDYIPKSSSVLDFTTMVNYSGLFEFGANYGTDNRYALLTTFTVNDRFVFGYAYEMSTLPTLARAKNTNEILLQYKF; from the coding sequence ATGAAAAAAACGATACTAATTTTAGCGTTGATACTTTCTATGAGCGAGGTAAATTTTGCTCAAGAGCAAAACATATTTACTCGCTATAAGTACCATCTTAATATAATCAATCCTGCTTATGTTGGAGTTGATGAACAGTCAGTTCTGACAAGTTCATTAAGACGACAATGGACTGGTGTACCGGATGCTCCAGAGTTACAAAACATTTCATTCAGCACTCCATTAAATAATAATTTAGCTATTGGAGCAGCAATAGAGCATAATAAAACCTATATTGAAAATTATGGGTTTGCAGCGATAGATGTATCCTATAAATTATACTTGTCAAGATATAAAACATTATATTTTGGTATCAAAGCTGGGGCTGATTATTATAATGTAAATTTAATGGGAATAAAAACTCACGATTTGAATGTAGACCCTGCTTTACAATCAATTAATTCTATAATACCCAATATTGGTGTTGGGTTTTTACTTAAGGAGGATATGTGGTATGCGTCAATAGCAATTCCAAGAATTTTAAACACTACACGACTCAAAGACAAAGAAGGAATTGTTTTTATAATAGATGAAATGCCTAAAATGTATCTTGGGTTTGGGCATGATTTTTTTATTACAGATGATATAATTATTAAACCCTCATTAAATTGGGATTATATCCCCAAAAGCTCTTCAGTTTTGGATTTTACAACTATGGTTAATTACTCTGGTCTCTTTGAGTTTGGAGCTAATTATGGTACAGACAATAGGTATGCTTTACTAACCACGTTTACTGTAAACGATAGATTTGTATTTGGTTATGCTTATGAAATGAGTACATTACCCACATTGGCTAGAGCTAAGAATACTAATGAAATTTTATTACAATATAAGTTTTAA